A window of the Emys orbicularis isolate rEmyOrb1 chromosome 1, rEmyOrb1.hap1, whole genome shotgun sequence genome harbors these coding sequences:
- the LOC135888787 gene encoding olfactory receptor 51G1-like, giving the protein MSVVNDTKLNSAVFLLTGIPGQEDVHLWISIPFCLVYIISILGNSVILFIIKTDPSLHEPMYIFLSMLAVTDLGISIATIPTILGVFLFNSREISLDACLAQLFFIPLLQCTESFILLLMAFDRLIAIRNPLRYASILTLPRIAKMGLVAVLRAMVIILPLPFLLKRFQYCRANVLSHSYCVHREVMNMACSDITVNIIYGLFTKLLTMGLDSLLIFLSYVMILKTVLSIASHEECLRALNTCISHLCAILLFYTPDLGLGIIHRFGNSSSPLLRIILSYISLLVPPLMNPIVYSVKSKHLRARIIRVFIK; this is encoded by the coding sequence ATGTCAGTTGTCAATGACACCAAATTAAATTCTGCTGTGTTCCTTCTCaccgggatacctgggcaggaagacGTCCATCTCTGGATCTCTATCCCCTTCTGCTTAGTGTATATTATTTCAATATtaggaaattcagtcattctgttcattataaaaacagatccaagcctccatgagcccatgtacattttcctttccatgttggccgTCACAGACCTTGGCATATCAATAGCCACCATACCAACGATATTGGGCGTATTCTTGTTTAACTCTAGGGAGATCAGCCTCGATGCCTGTTTAGCCCAGTTGTTCTTCATCCCCTTGCTTCAATGCACTGAATCCTTCATCctcttgttgatggcctttgaccgcttaATTGCGATCCGTAACCCactgagatatgcttccatcttaacCCTGCCGAGAATAGCCAAGATGGGACTGGTGGCTGTGCTGAGAGCGATGGTCATAATACTTCCACTTCCCTTTCTCCTGAAGCGGTTCCAATACTGTCgagccaatgtcctctcccattcctactgtGTGCACCGGGAGGTCATGAACATGGCTTGTTCGGATATCACAGTCAACATCATCTATGGATTGTTTACTAAACTCTTAACAATGGGGTTGGACTCgctcctcatcttcctctcttatgtgatgatcctcaaaacagtgctgagcatcGCGTCCCATGAGGAGTGCCTgagggccctgaacacctgcatctcccacctctgtgccatcCTGCTTTTCTATACACCAGACCTCGGCCTGGGTATCATACACAGATTTGGAAATAGCTCTTCCCCCTTGCTTCGTATTATCCTGAGCTACATCTCCCTGCTAGTCCCGCCCCTCATGAACCCAATTGTGTACagcgtgaaaagcaaacaccttcgtgcAAGGATAATCAGGGTGTTCATCAAGTAA
- the LOC135894714 gene encoding olfactory receptor 51G2-like, with protein sequence MSAVNDTKLNSAVFLLTGLPGQEDVHLWISIPFCLVYVLSIVGNSLILFIIKTDPSLHEPMYIFLSMLAITDLGISITTIPTILGIYLFNSREISLDACFAQLFFIHSLSFIESSILLLMAFDCFVTISNPLRYASILTLPRIEKIGLLFVLRGFVLTFPLPFLLKRFRYCRANVLSHSYCPNQEVMKLACSDIIVNSIYGLFITLLMVGLDSLLFFLSYVMILKTVLKVASPTECLRALNTCVSHLCAVVLFYTPEIGLSLFHRFGKGSPPLLQILLGYIYLLVPPLMNPIVYSVKSKHLRARIIRVFVK encoded by the coding sequence ATGTCTGCTGTCAATGACACAAAATTGAactctgcagtgttccttctGACCGGGCTACCTGGGCAGGAAGATGTCCATCTCTGGATCTCTATCCCCTTCTGCTTAGTATATGTTCTTTCAATAGTAGGAAATTCActcattctgttcattataaaaacagatccaagcctccatgagcccatgtacattttcctttccatgttggccatCACAGACCTTGGCATATCGATAACCACCATACCGACGATACTGGGCATATATTTGTTTAACTCTAGGGAGATCAGCCTTGATGCCTGTTttgcccagctgttcttcatccactcaCTGTCATTCATTGAATCCTCCATTctcttgttgatggcctttgacTGCTTTGTCACGATCTCTAACCCactgagatatgcttccatcttaacTCTTCCAAGAATAGAAAAGATAGGACTGTTGTTTGTGTTAAGAGGCTTTGTCCTAACattcccactcccctttctcttgAAGCGGTTCCGATACTGTCGAGCCAATGTtctctcccattcctactgcccGAACCAGGAGGTCATGAAGCTGGCTTGTTCAGATATCATAGTCAACAGCATCTATGGCTTGTTTATTACACTCTTAATGGTGGGGTTGGACTCGCTACTCTTCttcctctcttatgtgatgatcctcaaaacagtgctgaaaGTCGCATCCCCCACAGAGTGCCTGAGGGCCCTGAACACCTgtgtctcccacctctgtgctgtTGTGCTCTTTTACACACCAGAGATCGGCTTGTCTCTGTTTCACAGATTTGGGAAGGGCTCTCCTCCATTGCTTCAGATTCTCCTGGGCTACATCTACCTGCTGGTCCCACCTCTGATGAATCCAATTGTGTATAGCGtaaaaagcaaacaccttcgtgcAAGGATAATCAGGGTGTTTGTCAAGTGA
- the LOC135889804 gene encoding olfactory receptor 51G1-like → MSAVNDTKLNSAVFLLTGIPGQEDVHLWISIPFCLVYIISILGNSVILFIIKTDPSLHEPMYIFLSMLAVTDLGISIATIPTILGIYLFNSREISLDACLAQLFFIPLLQCTESSMLLLMAFDRFIAIHNPLRYASILTLPRIAKMGLVAVLRAMVIILPLPFLLKRFQYCRANVLSHSYCVHREVMNMACSDITVNIIYGLFTKLLTMGLDSLLIFLSYVMILKTVLSIASHEECLRALNTCISHLCAILLFYSPDLGLVMIDRFGNSSSPLLRIILSYISLLLPPLMNPIVYSVKSKHLRARIIRVFIK, encoded by the coding sequence atgtcagctgtcaatgacaccaaattAAATTCTGCTGTGTTCCTTCTCaccgggatacctgggcaggaagacGTCCATCTCTGGATCTCTATCCCCTTCTGCTTAGTGTATATTATTTCAATATtaggaaattcagtcattctgttcattataaaaacagatccaagcctccatgagcccatgtacattttcctttccatgttggccgTCACAGACCTTGGCATATCAATAGCCACCATACCGACGATATTGGGCATATACTTGTTTAACTCTAGGGAGATCAGCCTCGATGCCTGTTTagcccagctgttcttcatccccTTGCTTCAATGCACTGAATCCTCCATGctcttgttgatggcctttgaccgcttcatCGCGATCCATAACCCGctgagatatgcttccatcttaacCCTGCCGAGAATAGCCAAGATGGGACTGGTGGCTGTGCTAAGAGCGATGGTCATAATACTTCCACTTCCCTTTCTCCTGAAGCGGTTCCAATACTGTCgagccaatgtcctctcccattcctactgtGTGCACCGGGAGGTCATGAACATGGCTTGTTCGGATATCACAGTCAACATCATCTATGGATTGTTTACTAAACTCTTAACAATGGGTTTGGACTCGCtgctcatcttcctctcttatgtgatgatcctcaaaacagtgctgagcatcGCGTCCCACGAGGAGTGCCTgagggccctgaacacctgcatctcccacctctgtgccatcCTGCTTTTCTATTCACCAGACCTCGGCCTGGTTATGATAGACAGATTTGGAAATAGCTCTTCCCCCTTGCTTCGTATTATCCTGAGCTAcatctccctgctgctcccacccCTGATGAACCCAATTGTGTACagcgtgaaaagcaaacaccttcgtgcAAGGATAATCAGGGTGTTCATCAAGTAA
- the LOC135889308 gene encoding olfactory receptor 51G2-like: MSAVNDTKLNSAVFLLTGLPGQEDVHLWISIPFCLVYVLSIVGNSLILFIIKTDPSLHEPMYIFLSMLAITDLGISITTIPTILGIYLFNSREISLDACFAQLFFIHSLSFIESSILLLMAFDCFVAISNPLRYASILTLPRIAKIGLLFVLRGFVLTFPLPFLLKRFRYCRANVLSHSYCLNQEVMKLACSDIIVNSIYGLFITLLMVGLDSLLFFLSYVMILKTVLKVASPTECLRALNTCVSHLCAVVLFYTPEIGLYLFHRFGKGSPPLLQILLGYIYLLVPPLMNPIVYSVKSKHLRARIIRVFVK, encoded by the coding sequence ATGTCTGCTGTCAATGACACAAAATTGAactctgcagtgttccttctGACCGGGCTACCTGGGCAGGAAGATGTCCATCTCTGGATCTCTATCCCCTTCTGCTTAGTATATGTTCTTTCAATAGTAGGAAATTCActcattctgttcattataaaaacagatccaagcctccatgagcccatgtacattttcctttccatgttggccatCACAGACCTTGGCATATCGATAACCACCATACCGACGATACTGGGCATATATTTGTTTAACTCTAGGGAGATCAGCCTTGATGCCTGTTttgcccagctgttcttcatccactcaCTGTCATTCATTGAATCCTCCATTctcttgttgatggcctttgacTGCTTTGTCGCGATCTCTAACCCactgagatatgcttccatcttaacTCTTCCAAGAATAGCAAAGATAGGACTGTTGTTTGTGTTAAGAGGCTTTGTCCTAACattcccactcccctttctcttgAAGCGGTTCCGATACTGTCGAGCCAATGTtctctcccattcctactgcctgAACCAGGAGGTCATGAAGCTGGCTTGTTCAGATATCATAGTCAACAGCATCTATGGCTTGTTTATTACACTCTTAATGGTGGGGTTGGACTCGCTACTCTTCttcctctcttatgtgatgatcctcaaaacagtgctgaaaGTCGCATCCCCCACAGAGTGCCTGAGGGCCCTGAACACCTgtgtctcccacctctgtgctgtTGTACTCTTTTACACACCAGAGATCGGCTTGTATCTGTTTCACAGATTTGGGAAGGGCTCTCCTCCATTGCTTCAGATTCTCCTGGGCTACATCTACCTGCTGGTCCCACCTCTGATGAATCCAATTGTGTATAGCGtaaaaagcaaacaccttcgtgcAAGGATAATCAGGGTGTTTGTCAAGTGA